A region of Pseudomonas marginalis DNA encodes the following proteins:
- the norR gene encoding nitric oxide reductase transcriptional regulator NorR — translation MTAHSLLTTLLPLVADLSRELPEGERYRRLLQAMRALLPCDAAALLRLDGESLVPLAVDGLSADTLGRRFKVSEHPRFAVLLSSPGPTRFDSDSELPDPYDGLVDGVHGHLEVHDCMGCPLFVDDLPWGLLTLDALDTERFERVELDALQAFASLAAATVNVAERIERLALRAEDEHQRAEIYRQASGQQHKEMIGQSKTHKRLVEEIKLVGGSDLTVLITGETGVGKELVAQAIHAASSRADKPLISLNCAALPETLVESELFGHVRGAFTGALNERRGKFELANGGTLFLDEVGELSLSVQAKLLRVLQSGQLQRLGSDKEHQVDVRLIAATNRDLADEVRNGRYRADFYHRLSVYPLQVPALRERGRDVLLLAGFFLEQNRSRMGLGSLRLTSDAQAALLAYNWPGNVRELEHLIGRSALKALGNCRERPKILSLSAQDLDLPDVSTPVIEAPAETALAVTGDLRQATEHYQRQVINACLERHQHNWASAARELGLDRANLGRMAKRLGLK, via the coding sequence ATGACTGCACACTCACTGCTCACCACCCTGCTGCCGCTGGTCGCCGACCTGTCGCGGGAACTGCCCGAAGGCGAACGCTATCGACGCCTGCTGCAAGCCATGCGCGCCCTGTTGCCGTGTGATGCGGCCGCCCTGCTGCGCCTGGACGGCGAATCGCTGGTGCCGCTGGCGGTGGATGGCTTGAGCGCAGACACCCTGGGCCGCCGCTTCAAGGTCAGCGAACATCCGCGCTTCGCCGTGCTGCTCAGCAGCCCTGGGCCCACACGCTTTGACAGTGACAGCGAACTGCCCGATCCCTACGACGGCCTGGTCGATGGCGTGCACGGCCACCTGGAAGTCCACGACTGCATGGGCTGCCCGCTGTTTGTCGACGATCTGCCCTGGGGCCTGTTGACCCTGGACGCGCTGGACACCGAACGCTTCGAACGCGTGGAACTGGACGCGCTGCAAGCCTTCGCCAGCCTCGCTGCCGCAACGGTGAATGTTGCCGAACGCATCGAACGCCTGGCCCTGCGGGCCGAAGACGAACACCAGCGGGCCGAAATCTACCGCCAGGCCAGCGGCCAGCAGCACAAGGAAATGATCGGCCAGAGTAAAACCCACAAGCGCCTGGTGGAGGAAATCAAGCTGGTGGGTGGCAGCGACCTCACGGTACTGATCACCGGCGAAACCGGGGTGGGCAAGGAACTGGTGGCCCAGGCCATTCACGCGGCGTCGTCCCGCGCGGACAAACCACTGATCAGCCTCAACTGCGCGGCCCTGCCGGAAACCCTGGTGGAAAGCGAGTTGTTCGGCCATGTGCGTGGCGCCTTCACCGGCGCGCTGAATGAACGGCGCGGCAAGTTCGAGCTGGCCAATGGCGGCACGCTGTTTCTGGACGAAGTGGGCGAGTTGTCCCTGAGCGTGCAGGCCAAGCTGCTGCGGGTGCTGCAAAGCGGCCAGTTGCAGCGCCTGGGCTCGGACAAGGAACACCAGGTGGATGTGCGCTTGATCGCCGCCACCAACCGCGACCTCGCCGATGAAGTGCGCAACGGCCGCTACCGCGCCGACTTCTACCATCGCCTGAGCGTGTACCCGCTGCAAGTGCCGGCCCTGCGCGAGCGCGGGCGTGATGTGTTGCTGCTGGCCGGCTTCTTCCTCGAGCAGAACCGCTCACGCATGGGCCTGGGCAGCCTGCGCCTGACCAGCGATGCCCAGGCGGCGCTGCTGGCCTATAACTGGCCGGGCAATGTGCGGGAGCTGGAACATTTGATCGGGCGCAGTGCGTTGAAGGCACTGGGTAACTGTCGCGAACGCCCGAAGATTCTGAGCCTGAGTGCCCAGGACCTGGATTTGCCCGACGTCAGCACGCCGGTGATCGAAGCACCGGCAGAAACCGCCCTGGCCGTCACCGGTGACCTGCGCCAGGCCACCGAGCACTACCAGCGCCAAGTCATCAACGCCTGCCTGGAACGCCACCAGCACAACTGGGCCAGCGCCGCCCGCGAACTGGGCCTGGACCGCGCCAACCTCGGCCGGATGGCCAAGCGTTTAGGGCTCAAATAA
- a CDS encoding DMT family transporter: MNLSLYLLTVLIWGTTWIALKWQLGVVAIPVSIVYRFGLAALVLFALLLVSRKLQVMNRRGHLICLAQGLCLFCVNFMCFLTASQWIPSGLVAVVFSTATLWNALNARVFFGQRVARTVLMGGGLGLAGLGLLFWPELVGHTASPQTLLGLGLALLGTMCFSAGNMLSSLQQKAGLRPLTTNAWGMLYGSLMLATYCVVRGIPFEMDWSARYIGALWYLVIPGSVIGFTAYLTLVGRMGPERAAYCTVLFPVVALNVSAFAEGYQWTAPALAGLVLVMLGNVLVFRKPKVAQPVNPILQAKQV, encoded by the coding sequence ATGAACCTTTCCCTGTATCTACTCACCGTGCTGATCTGGGGCACCACCTGGATCGCCCTCAAATGGCAATTGGGCGTGGTGGCGATTCCCGTGTCCATCGTCTACCGCTTCGGCCTGGCGGCCCTGGTGTTGTTTGCGTTGCTGCTGGTCAGTCGCAAGTTGCAGGTGATGAATCGGCGTGGGCACCTTATCTGCCTGGCCCAGGGGTTGTGCCTGTTCTGTGTCAACTTCATGTGCTTTCTCACCGCCAGCCAATGGATCCCCAGCGGCCTGGTGGCGGTGGTGTTTTCCACGGCCACGCTGTGGAATGCGCTGAACGCCCGGGTGTTTTTCGGCCAGCGGGTGGCACGCACTGTGTTGATGGGAGGCGGCCTCGGGCTGGCGGGCTTGGGCCTGCTGTTCTGGCCGGAACTGGTGGGGCATACCGCCAGCCCGCAGACCTTGCTGGGGTTGGGGTTGGCGTTGCTGGGGACGATGTGTTTCTCGGCGGGCAATATGCTCTCGAGCCTGCAGCAGAAGGCCGGTCTGAGGCCGCTGACCACGAATGCCTGGGGCATGTTGTATGGTTCGTTGATGCTGGCGACCTACTGCGTGGTGCGCGGTATTCCGTTTGAGATGGACTGGAGCGCACGGTACATCGGTGCGTTGTGGTACCTGGTGATTCCGGGTTCGGTGATCGGGTTTACTGCGTACCTGACCTTGGTCGGGCGCATGGGGCCGGAGCGTGCGGCGTATTGCACGGTGCTGTTCCCGGTGGTGGCGCTGAATGTGTCGGCGTTTGCCGAAGGCTACCAGTGGACCGCGCCGGCGTTGGCGGGGTTGGTACTGGTGATGCTGGGGAATGTGTTGGTGTTTCGTAAGCCCAAGGTGGCTCAGCCGGTGAATCCGATCCTCCAGGCAAAGCAGGTCTAG
- a CDS encoding helix-turn-helix domain-containing protein, with product MPDLESLQVFQALNRSPNARLEACAELGDGLSAALWSNHHDSQDYQAPSHHTLSCYVGGGTGTFRRDRPGTKGGPDKLCILPAEHQSAWVINGEIRLAHVYFSPEQFALGCVTLLDREPRTLELRESTFLEDQRLAQRFHQLIALNWHEPAERLLTSSLAHEMLSHTLLSQVGAREGLRLKGGLAAYQRRLLVDYIDQHLEEPISLGQLAGLCALSEYHFARMFRQSFGLPPHQYLLARRLTRAQNLLRGGALPLGEIALLCGFSSASHFTHRFRQAMGATPGEYRQAFI from the coding sequence ATGCCAGACCTGGAATCCCTGCAAGTCTTCCAAGCCCTTAACCGCTCGCCCAACGCACGCCTGGAAGCCTGCGCCGAGCTCGGTGACGGCTTGTCCGCGGCCTTGTGGAGCAACCATCATGATTCCCAGGACTACCAGGCGCCCAGCCATCACACCTTGTCCTGCTATGTCGGTGGCGGCACCGGCACGTTTCGGCGTGACCGGCCGGGCACCAAGGGCGGCCCCGACAAGCTGTGCATCCTGCCTGCCGAGCACCAATCGGCCTGGGTGATCAACGGTGAGATCCGCCTGGCCCACGTGTATTTCAGCCCGGAGCAATTTGCCCTGGGCTGCGTCACCCTGCTTGACCGCGAACCGCGCACGCTGGAGCTGCGGGAAAGTACCTTTCTGGAAGACCAGCGCCTGGCCCAACGCTTCCACCAACTGATCGCCCTCAACTGGCACGAGCCCGCCGAACGCCTGCTTACCAGCAGCCTCGCCCATGAAATGCTCAGCCACACCCTGCTCAGCCAGGTGGGCGCCCGCGAAGGCCTGCGGTTGAAAGGCGGGCTGGCCGCCTACCAACGACGGTTGCTGGTGGACTACATCGACCAGCACTTGGAGGAGCCCATCAGCCTTGGGCAACTGGCTGGGTTGTGTGCGTTGTCGGAGTACCATTTCGCACGGATGTTTCGCCAAAGCTTCGGACTGCCGCCCCATCAGTACCTGCTGGCGCGCCGGCTGACACGCGCGCAAAACCTGCTGCGTGGCGGCGCCCTGCCGTTGGGCGAGATTGCCCTGCTGTGCGGTTTTTCCAGCGCCAGCCACTTTACCCATCGCTTCCGCCAGGCCATGGGCGCCACGCCCGGCGAATACCGTCAGGCGTTCATCTAA
- a CDS encoding LuxR C-terminal-related transcriptional regulator, whose translation MTAMTRCLDRPGFMPRLSAHHLLRPRLAEPLLTDQARVKLLCAPGGSGKSALLAECALQAPAGCQVYWLPLNGAVLSPLDLCLRLAQNLGLTFTDEITLLLDLSRWQASAWLFLDDFCRLPTPDTDALLDRLLTASSPALTWWLGARRRPTCNWPRLLLDDELLECGAELAFSPGEIQQLLSHAPGHSVDSVQQFSAGWCAGVRIALLGDGHPDKTLLDYLRHELFSTLPPELAEAWRVLAHLPRFNAGLCEHLFGAGDGDQYLRDLQVLGAFIQPWEDTDWLQVFPPLAQLMQNEPWPAKRSWHRRACQWFCAEQDWQAAFEQALLAEEYEMAVSLLQHFSFEDLFRQQNAVLLLHLHEQHGDELMLGSAQLVGLVTAALLFAGRFEQAAVCIDQLARFAPQPTAAQQRYLLARWQAQWGWLLHLGGDAEGSRLHFLEALQALPDSAWTSRLMCLSGLTQQALLRGELDVAQSLNREALCLARAHGSLLLEALLELDHAQLLEQRGAPYRAQSLLENVQAMLLEQRLKAGPLVGRIALRRGHLALRQGQDSLAAECFDTGLKMCLHSQDKRVLYGFLGLALLAANRGDYAQAFVQLREAERLMQQRQVPDTVYRAVLLLVSGHFWLQQGRAELTVEAVRRVLRHFRGPQGKQAPPATLELIPRLEYLLVLAEVKLGCAEQPLERLNALLQAIHQRGMLCLEIELHLVLGEVAWQLGDQALARRSLQAGLELAGRCQVQQAIRELRLRAPGLLSELGLEPQASTPGTVENPLSQRELEVLQLIALGSSNLEIADRLFISLHTVKTHARRIHSKLGVERRTQAVAKAKTLGLMV comes from the coding sequence ATGACTGCCATGACACGCTGCCTGGACCGTCCTGGATTCATGCCCCGGCTGTCCGCTCACCATCTGCTGCGCCCACGCCTGGCCGAGCCGTTGCTGACGGACCAGGCCAGGGTCAAATTACTCTGCGCCCCCGGCGGCAGTGGCAAGAGCGCGCTGCTCGCCGAATGTGCGTTGCAGGCGCCTGCGGGTTGCCAGGTGTACTGGTTGCCGCTCAATGGCGCGGTGCTCAGCCCCCTCGACCTGTGCCTGCGGCTGGCGCAAAACCTGGGCCTGACGTTTACCGATGAAATCACCTTGCTGCTCGACCTCAGCCGCTGGCAGGCCTCGGCGTGGCTGTTCCTCGATGATTTTTGCCGCTTGCCCACGCCCGACACCGACGCCTTGCTCGACCGCCTGCTCACCGCCAGCAGCCCGGCCCTGACCTGGTGGCTGGGCGCGCGGCGGCGACCGACGTGCAACTGGCCGCGCCTGCTGCTCGACGATGAGTTGCTCGAATGTGGCGCCGAACTGGCCTTCAGCCCTGGGGAAATCCAGCAACTGCTCAGCCATGCACCCGGGCATTCGGTCGACAGCGTGCAGCAGTTCAGCGCCGGTTGGTGTGCGGGCGTGCGCATCGCCCTGCTGGGGGATGGGCACCCCGACAAGACCTTGCTCGACTACCTGCGACACGAACTGTTCAGCACACTGCCGCCGGAGCTGGCGGAGGCCTGGCGCGTACTGGCTCATCTGCCGCGCTTCAACGCCGGCTTGTGCGAGCACTTGTTCGGCGCGGGGGACGGTGACCAGTACCTGAGGGATCTGCAGGTGCTCGGCGCCTTTATCCAGCCGTGGGAAGACACCGACTGGCTGCAGGTTTTTCCGCCCCTGGCGCAGCTGATGCAAAACGAGCCCTGGCCGGCCAAACGCTCCTGGCATCGCCGCGCCTGCCAATGGTTCTGCGCCGAACAGGACTGGCAGGCCGCCTTCGAACAGGCGCTGCTGGCCGAAGAATATGAAATGGCGGTGAGCCTGTTGCAGCATTTCAGTTTCGAGGACCTGTTCCGCCAGCAGAACGCCGTCTTGCTGTTGCACCTGCATGAGCAACATGGCGATGAGTTGATGCTCGGCTCGGCACAACTGGTGGGGCTGGTGACGGCGGCGTTGCTGTTTGCCGGGCGTTTCGAGCAGGCAGCGGTGTGCATCGATCAACTGGCCCGGTTTGCCCCGCAACCGACGGCGGCGCAACAGCGGTATTTGTTGGCGCGCTGGCAGGCGCAATGGGGCTGGCTGCTGCACCTGGGCGGCGATGCCGAGGGCTCGCGCCTGCATTTTCTGGAGGCGCTGCAAGCCTTGCCCGACAGCGCGTGGACCTCGCGGCTGATGTGCCTGTCTGGCCTGACCCAGCAAGCCTTGTTGCGCGGCGAATTGGACGTGGCCCAAAGCCTGAACCGCGAAGCGCTGTGCCTGGCGCGCGCCCATGGTTCGTTGCTGCTGGAGGCGCTGCTAGAGCTGGATCACGCTCAACTGCTGGAACAGCGCGGGGCACCGTACCGGGCCCAGAGCCTGCTGGAAAATGTACAGGCCATGTTACTTGAACAGCGGCTCAAGGCCGGCCCCTTGGTGGGGCGTATCGCCTTGCGACGCGGGCACCTGGCCTTGCGCCAGGGCCAGGACAGCCTGGCCGCCGAGTGTTTCGACACGGGCTTGAAGATGTGCCTGCACAGCCAGGACAAGCGCGTGCTCTACGGCTTTCTCGGCCTGGCGCTGTTGGCTGCCAACCGTGGCGATTACGCCCAGGCCTTTGTCCAGTTGCGTGAGGCCGAGCGGCTGATGCAGCAACGCCAGGTGCCGGACACGGTGTACCGCGCGGTGCTGCTGTTGGTCAGCGGGCACTTCTGGTTGCAGCAGGGGCGCGCCGAATTGACCGTGGAAGCGGTGCGTCGCGTGCTGCGTCACTTCCGTGGGCCCCAGGGCAAGCAGGCGCCGCCGGCCACCCTGGAACTGATCCCGCGTCTTGAATACCTGTTGGTGCTGGCGGAGGTGAAGCTGGGCTGCGCCGAGCAACCGCTGGAACGGCTCAACGCCTTGCTGCAAGCCATCCATCAGCGCGGCATGCTGTGCCTGGAAATCGAACTGCACCTGGTGCTGGGCGAAGTCGCCTGGCAGCTGGGTGATCAGGCCTTGGCGCGCCGCTCGCTGCAAGCCGGCCTGGAGTTGGCCGGGCGTTGCCAGGTGCAGCAAGCGATTCGCGAACTGCGTCTGCGCGCGCCGGGACTGCTGAGTGAGCTGGGCCTGGAACCTCAGGCATCAACCCCCGGCACGGTGGAAAACCCCTTGAGCCAGCGCGAACTGGAAGTGCTGCAACTGATCGCCCTCGGCAGTTCCAACCTGGAGATCGCCGACCGGCTGTTTATCTCCCTGCACACCGTCAAGACCCACGCGCGGCGCATTCACAGCAAGCTCGGCGTAGAGCGGCGTACCCAGGCGGTGGCCAAGGCCAAGACCTTGGGCCTGATGGTTTAG
- a CDS encoding DUF1329 domain-containing protein — protein MRKTIAVLALSLLASHVMAAVSPEEAAKLGTTLTPVGAEKAGNADGSIPAWTGGIPKNAGAVDSKGFLADPFANEKPLFVITAATVDKYKDKLSDGQVAMFKRYPETYKIPVYPSHRTVNLPPDIYESIKRSALNVKTINDGNGLENFTGNRYYAFPIPKNGVEVLWNHITRYHGGNLRRIITQATPQTNGSYTPIRFEEEVAVPQAIPDIDQAKAANVLSYFKQSVTAPARLAGNVLLVHETLDQVKEPRLAWIYNAGQRRVRRAPQVSYDGPGTASDGLRTTDNFDMFSGAPDRYDWKLVGKKEMYIPYNSYKLDSPSLKYDDIIKAGHINQDLTRYELHRVWEVVGTVKPSERHIYAKRHMYIDEDSWQVALVDHYDGRGQLWRVAEGHAQFYYDHQVPAYTVETLYDIIAGRYIALGMKNEEKSSFVFGFAAKAADYTPAALRAEGVR, from the coding sequence ATGCGTAAGACAATTGCAGTATTGGCCCTCAGCCTGTTGGCTTCCCACGTGATGGCGGCGGTGTCGCCGGAAGAGGCGGCCAAGCTGGGCACCACCCTGACACCGGTCGGCGCCGAAAAAGCCGGCAACGCCGATGGCTCGATCCCGGCGTGGACCGGCGGTATCCCGAAAAACGCCGGCGCGGTGGACAGCAAGGGCTTCCTCGCCGATCCGTTCGCCAATGAAAAACCGCTGTTCGTGATCACCGCCGCCACGGTGGACAAGTACAAGGACAAACTCTCCGACGGCCAGGTGGCGATGTTCAAGCGCTACCCCGAGACCTACAAGATCCCGGTGTACCCGAGCCACCGTACGGTCAACCTGCCACCGGACATCTACGAGTCGATCAAGCGCAGCGCGCTGAACGTCAAGACGATCAACGACGGCAACGGCCTGGAAAACTTCACCGGTAACCGTTACTACGCGTTCCCGATTCCCAAGAATGGCGTGGAAGTGCTGTGGAACCACATCACCCGCTACCACGGTGGCAACCTGCGCCGCATCATCACCCAGGCTACCCCGCAGACCAATGGCAGCTACACGCCGATCCGCTTCGAGGAGGAAGTGGCGGTGCCCCAGGCGATTCCCGATATCGACCAGGCCAAGGCGGCCAACGTGCTGAGCTATTTCAAGCAATCGGTGACCGCCCCGGCACGCCTGGCGGGTAACGTGCTGCTGGTGCACGAGACCCTCGACCAGGTGAAGGAGCCGCGCCTGGCCTGGATCTACAACGCCGGCCAGCGCCGCGTGCGCCGCGCGCCGCAAGTGTCCTATGACGGCCCGGGCACCGCGTCCGACGGCCTGCGCACCACCGACAATTTCGACATGTTCTCCGGCGCCCCTGACCGCTATGACTGGAAGCTGGTGGGCAAGAAAGAGATGTACATCCCCTACAACAGCTACAAGCTCGATTCGCCGTCGCTCAAATACGACGACATCATCAAGGCCGGTCACATCAACCAGGACCTGACCCGTTACGAACTGCACCGCGTGTGGGAAGTGGTCGGCACGGTCAAGCCGAGCGAGCGGCACATCTACGCCAAGCGCCACATGTACATCGACGAAGACAGCTGGCAAGTCGCGCTGGTGGATCACTACGACGGTCGTGGCCAACTGTGGCGCGTCGCCGAAGGCCATGCGCAGTTCTACTACGACCACCAGGTGCCGGCCTACACCGTCGAGACCCTGTACGACATCATTGCCGGGCGCTACATCGCACTGGGCATGAAGAACGAGGAGAAGAGCAGCTTCGTGTTCGGCTTTGCGGCCAAGGCAGCGGACTACACCCCGGCGGCGTTGAGGGCTGAAGGCGTACGCTGA
- a CDS encoding DUF1302 domain-containing protein gives MTKTTMRAIFTPQALAAAVALGCCAQAQAVSFNIGEIEGQFDSSLSVGSSWGMRDADKKLVGTVNGGTGQASTGDDGRLNFKKGETFSKIFKGLHDLELKYGDTGVFVRGKYWYDFELKDEDREFKQISDHNRKEGAKSSGAQILDAFVYHNYSLGDLPGTVRAGKQVVSWGESTFIGNSINSINPIDVSAFRRPGAEIKEGLIPVNMLFASQSLTNQLTVEGFYQLEWDQTVLDNCGTFFGNDVAADGCTGNYTVGSPAIAPLQPIAAARGQGFVVTREGVVVQRAGDRDARDSGQFGAALRWLGDDTEYGLYFMNYHSRTPTVGTITANTNLATIGGIAAAAPAGFGSALAQSTMLGRGQYYLDYPEDIRLFGASFSTTLPTGTAWTGEISYRPNAPVQLNTTDLTLALINPIAGQLASPIRSNFGDDNKGYRRKEITQIQSTMTQFFDQVLGAERLTLVGEAAVVHVAGLEDKSKLRYGRDSVYGAYGFQGDTDGFVTSTSWGYRARAILDYNNALFGVNLKPNLSWSHDVAGYGPNGIFNKGAKALSVGVDADYRSTYTASLSYTDFFGGDYNTLTDRDFLALSFGVNF, from the coding sequence ATGACAAAAACAACAATGCGCGCCATCTTCACGCCACAGGCGCTGGCCGCTGCGGTTGCGTTGGGTTGCTGTGCCCAGGCACAGGCTGTTTCCTTCAACATTGGCGAGATCGAAGGGCAATTCGACTCCTCGCTGTCGGTCGGCTCGAGCTGGGGCATGCGCGATGCCGATAAAAAGCTCGTGGGCACCGTCAATGGCGGCACGGGCCAGGCTTCCACGGGGGATGACGGGCGTCTCAACTTCAAGAAGGGCGAGACCTTCTCCAAGATCTTCAAAGGCCTGCATGACCTGGAGCTGAAATACGGCGATACCGGTGTGTTCGTGCGCGGCAAATACTGGTACGACTTCGAACTCAAGGACGAAGACCGCGAGTTCAAGCAGATCAGCGACCACAACCGCAAGGAAGGCGCCAAGTCCAGCGGCGCGCAGATCCTCGATGCGTTCGTCTACCACAACTACTCCCTGGGCGACCTGCCGGGCACCGTGCGTGCCGGCAAGCAGGTGGTCAGTTGGGGCGAAAGTACCTTCATCGGCAACTCCATCAACAGCATCAACCCGATTGACGTGTCGGCGTTCCGTCGGCCCGGTGCCGAGATCAAGGAAGGGCTGATCCCGGTCAACATGCTGTTCGCGTCCCAGAGCCTGACCAACCAACTGACCGTGGAAGGCTTCTACCAGCTGGAGTGGGACCAGACGGTGCTGGATAACTGCGGCACCTTCTTTGGCAATGACGTGGCGGCGGATGGCTGCACCGGCAACTACACGGTGGGTAGTCCGGCGATTGCTCCGCTCCAACCGATCGCAGCGGCTCGCGGCCAAGGCTTTGTGGTGACCCGCGAAGGTGTGGTGGTGCAGCGTGCCGGTGATCGCGATGCACGGGACTCCGGCCAATTCGGTGCAGCCTTGCGCTGGCTGGGCGATGACACGGAGTACGGCCTGTATTTCATGAACTACCACAGCCGTACGCCGACTGTGGGCACGATTACCGCCAACACCAATCTGGCGACCATCGGTGGTATCGCGGCGGCTGCTCCGGCGGGCTTCGGTTCGGCCCTGGCCCAGAGCACCATGCTCGGCCGCGGCCAGTACTATCTCGACTACCCGGAAGACATCCGCCTGTTCGGCGCGAGCTTCTCCACCACCTTGCCCACCGGCACCGCGTGGACCGGGGAAATCAGCTACCGGCCCAATGCCCCGGTGCAGTTGAACACCACCGACTTGACATTGGCTTTGATCAATCCGATCGCCGGCCAACTCGCTTCACCCATCCGCAGCAACTTCGGTGACGACAACAAGGGCTACCGCCGCAAGGAAATCACTCAGATCCAAAGCACCATGACCCAGTTCTTCGACCAGGTCCTCGGCGCCGAACGCCTGACCCTGGTAGGCGAGGCGGCCGTCGTGCACGTGGCGGGCCTGGAGGACAAATCCAAACTGCGTTACGGCCGTGATTCGGTCTATGGCGCCTACGGTTTCCAGGGTGACACCGACGGTTTTGTCACCTCCACCTCCTGGGGCTACCGCGCGCGGGCGATCCTCGACTACAACAACGCGCTCTTCGGGGTGAACCTCAAGCCCAACCTGTCCTGGTCCCATGACGTGGCCGGCTACGGGCCCAACGGGATCTTCAATAAAGGCGCCAAGGCCCTCAGCGTCGGCGTGGATGCGGACTATCGCAGCACCTACACCGCCAGCCTCAGCTACACCGACTTCTTTGGCGGCGACTACAACACCCTGACCGACCGCGACTTCCTCGCCCTCAGCTTCGGCGTGAACTTCTGA
- a CDS encoding SDR family oxidoreductase: MSESVQFQDKVVIVTGAGGGLGRAHALLFARHGAKVLVNDLGGSTQGEGANASAADRVVAEIRAAGGVAEANHDSVTDGDKIVQNALDVFGRIDVVVNNAGILRDKTFHKMDDADWDLVYRVHVEGAYKVTRAAWPHLREQGYGRVIFTASTSGIYGNFGQSNYGMAKLGLYGLTRTLALEGRKNNILVNAIAPTGGTRMTEGLIPPQVFERLKPELVSPLVVYLGSEACQETSGLFEVGGGWIGKTRWERSLGVGFDPEAGFSPDDVAAHWAQICDFEGAAHPNDNIEALKEMMANLQKYSL, encoded by the coding sequence ATGAGTGAGTCAGTGCAGTTCCAGGATAAGGTCGTGATCGTCACCGGTGCCGGCGGCGGATTGGGCCGGGCCCATGCGCTGCTGTTCGCCAGGCACGGGGCCAAGGTCCTGGTCAACGACCTCGGCGGCTCTACCCAGGGCGAGGGCGCCAATGCGTCCGCCGCCGACCGAGTGGTGGCCGAGATTCGTGCTGCGGGCGGTGTCGCCGAGGCCAACCATGACTCTGTCACCGACGGTGACAAGATCGTCCAGAACGCCCTCGACGTCTTCGGCCGCATCGACGTGGTGGTCAACAACGCCGGCATCCTACGCGACAAAACCTTCCACAAAATGGACGACGCCGACTGGGACCTGGTTTACCGGGTGCATGTCGAAGGTGCCTACAAAGTCACCCGCGCCGCCTGGCCCCACCTGCGTGAGCAAGGCTACGGCCGGGTGATCTTCACCGCGTCCACCTCGGGCATCTACGGCAACTTCGGCCAGTCCAACTACGGCATGGCCAAGCTCGGACTGTACGGCCTGACCCGCACCCTGGCCCTGGAAGGGCGCAAGAACAACATCCTGGTCAATGCGATTGCCCCTACCGGCGGTACGCGCATGACCGAAGGCCTGATCCCGCCGCAAGTGTTCGAGCGCCTCAAGCCGGAACTGGTCAGCCCGCTGGTGGTGTACCTGGGCAGCGAAGCGTGCCAGGAAACGTCCGGGCTGTTCGAGGTCGGTGGCGGCTGGATCGGCAAGACCCGCTGGGAGCGCAGCCTGGGCGTGGGCTTCGACCCTGAAGCCGGGTTCTCCCCCGATGATGTGGCGGCGCATTGGGCGCAGATCTGCGACTTTGAAGGCGCAGCCCACCCCAACGACAACATCGAAGCGTTGAAGGAGATGATGGCGAACTTGCAGAAGTACAGCCTGTGA
- a CDS encoding alpha/beta fold hydrolase, whose protein sequence is MPLAEIPLRVWRKRGQDFVFRGRTLRYWVAGQGEPLLLIHGFPTASWDWHYLWQPLAQRHLVIACDMLGFGDSAKPLDHYYCLLEQADLQQALLEHLRVEQPVHVLAHDYGDSVAQELLARHYEGRFEMASCVFLNGGLFPETHRLALVQKLLLSPLGWMIGRAFGRNALADNFSQIFGPDTRPSESALDDFWSLINVNDGTRILHKLIAYVPQRRRLRDRWVAAMQRGEVPLRVIDGEVDPISGAHMVERYQQLVPDADTVLLANIGHYPQIEAPVQVLRHYQAFRDRLRQPASQVAYS, encoded by the coding sequence ATGCCACTCGCCGAAATCCCGCTCAGAGTCTGGCGCAAGCGTGGCCAGGATTTCGTCTTTCGCGGCCGTACCCTTCGCTATTGGGTGGCCGGGCAGGGCGAACCGCTGCTGCTGATCCATGGCTTCCCCACGGCCAGCTGGGACTGGCATTACCTGTGGCAGCCCCTGGCCCAGCGGCACTTGGTGATCGCCTGCGACATGCTCGGCTTCGGTGACTCGGCCAAGCCGCTGGACCACTATTACTGCCTGCTGGAACAGGCGGACTTGCAACAGGCCCTGCTCGAACACTTGCGAGTGGAACAGCCGGTGCATGTGTTGGCCCACGACTACGGTGATAGCGTCGCCCAGGAACTCCTGGCCCGGCACTACGAAGGCCGGTTTGAGATGGCCAGCTGTGTGTTCCTCAATGGCGGGTTGTTCCCCGAAACCCATCGCCTGGCGCTGGTGCAAAAACTCTTGCTCAGCCCCCTGGGCTGGATGATCGGCCGCGCCTTCGGGCGCAATGCCCTGGCGGACAACTTCAGCCAGATATTCGGCCCCGACACCCGCCCCAGTGAAAGTGCCCTGGATGATTTCTGGAGCCTGATCAACGTCAACGACGGCACGCGCATCCTGCACAAACTGATCGCCTACGTCCCCCAGCGCCGTCGCCTGCGTGATCGCTGGGTCGCCGCCATGCAGCGCGGCGAAGTGCCGTTGCGGGTGATCGACGGCGAAGTGGACCCGATCTCCGGCGCGCATATGGTCGAGCGTTACCAGCAACTGGTGCCCGACGCCGACACGGTGTTGCTGGCCAATATCGGCCACTACCCGCAGATCGAGGCGCCGGTGCAGGTGCTCAGGCACTACCAGGCCTTTCGTGATCGGCTCCGGCAGCCGGCCTCGCAAGTGGCCTATTCCTGA